The Posidoniimonas polymericola genome includes the window CTATTCTAGCAGAGTCCGCGGAACAGGCCTCCCCGTCCCCCATTTTCACGCGACGCCCCCGGTCTCGCGAGCAAGAGGCGCCCTCCATGGCAGAGAAGGCCCGTAGCTGGCTGCGCAGCGCGTTCGGCGCCGACGAATTGCCCATCGACGCCGAGACCGGCGCTTGGGCGATCAGCCTCGGCGTGCACCTGCTGCTGATGGTGGTGTTCGCGGTAGCGGTCTTCTCGCTGCCCGGCGACAACCGGGTCGTGCTCAGCTCAACGCCCGTCGACCTCGACGAAGAGACCCCCCCCGACGAGTTCCGCTTCTCCGACGAGCTGCAGGACCAGATCGGCGCGCTGGCGGACGCCGGCTCGACCAACGCCGAGGCCGCCGCGCTGATCGAGGCCCTCGAGTCCGAGATCGTGATGCCGGTCGAGCCGCTCACCGCGTTCGGCGAGGTCCAGGCGTTCGAGGTCGAGCAGCCGATCACCCAGGGCCCCCGCGTCGACGACGCGCTCTTGGTGCAGGGCGTCGGCAGCGTTGGCGCAACCGGCGCCGAGGGAGCCGTCGACCGCATCACCACCGAGATCCTGCTTTCGCTCGACAACGAGCCGACGCTGGTGGTCTGGCTGTTCGACCAGTCGGGCAGCCTGCGGGCCCAGCGCGAGCAGATCGCCCGCCGCTTTGACCGAGTCTACGAGGAGCTCGGCGTGGTCAAGGCCAACGGCGACTCGGCGTTCGAGAAGCACGAGGACAAGCCGCTGCTGACCTACGTCGCCCAGTTCGGCAGCCGCGTCGCCGGGCTGACGCCCGATCCGACCGACGACCTGACAGAGATCAAGTCGGCGGTCCGTTCGGTGGTCGAGGACGACGGCGGCGTCGAGAATGTTTTCACCGCCATCGGCACGCTCGCTCAAGAGCTGCGTCACTACCGGCTGAAGCGTCCCCGGCGGAACGTGATGATCGTCGTGTTCACGGACGAGGCCGGCGACGACGTCAGCCGTCTGGACGACGCGGTCGCCGTCTGCACGAAGTACCAGATGCCGGTCTATGTGGTGGGCGTGCCCGCCCCGTTTGGCCGGGAGAAGTCGTTCGTCAAGTACGTGCACCCCGACGCCGACCGCTACGACCAGACGCCGATCGACGTGCCGGTCGACCAGGGCCCCGAGTCGCTGATGCCCGAACGGATCAAGCTCGGATTCCTCGGCGGCGACAACGGCGACCCTAGGGCCAACCTCGACTCGGGCTTCGGCCCGTTCGGGCTGACGCGGCTCGCCTACCAGACCGGCGGGGCGTACTTCACTGTGCACCCCAACCGCACGGTCGGGCGGACGGTCCGCCGCCGCGACACCGCGGTGATGAGCCCGTACATCACCGAGTTCTTCGACCCCCGCGTTATGCGGCGTTACCGGCCCGACTACGTGACGGTGTCGGAGTACCGCCAGAACCTGGTGCGGATGCAGGACCGGGGCGCGCTGGTCCGCGCGGCCGCGCGGACCTGGACCGCGCCGATGGACCAGGTGCGGCAGGTGTTTGAGAAGGTCGACGAGGCCGAGTTCGCCCAGGCGCTGACCCTTGCGCAGCGGGACGCGGCCAAGCTCGAGCCGCGGCTCGAGGAGCTCGTGCAGACGCTCTCGGCCGGCGAACGCGACCGCCGCAAGGAAGAGTCGCTGCGGTGGCAGGCGGGCTACGACTTGGCCTACGGCCGGGCGCTCGCCGCCAAGGTCCGCACCGAGGGCTACAACACGATGCTCGCGCAGGCCAAGCAGGGGATGAAGTTCGAGCAGGAGAAATCCGATACCTGGATGATCAAGCCGTCGGACAACATCAGCACCGGCAGCGTGCTATCGAAGCAGGCCCAGCAGGCGACCGCGTTGCTGGAGGGGGTTGTCGCGACGCACGCGGGGACGCCCTGGGCGATGCTCGCCGAGCGTGAGCTCTCGACGCCGCTCGGCTGGGAATGGAGCGAGGCGTTCCGTGACGTCGCGGCCCGCCGCGAGCGGATGGCGCAGAACGCCAGCCGCCCCCCGCGGGAGCCGATGAACAACCTGCCGCCCCGCAAGCAGCCGCCGCCGGTTCCCAAGCTGTAGCGGCCCTGTTTCCCGTTTGCTGCGCTGCCGGGCGTTGGTTGCGCGGCGCTCACACCGGCTTTTCGCCGCTCAATCGCCGCTGCGTTCTGTTCCTAAGTCCTTGTGAGCTGCCGGTGTTTCCGGCTCTTCCGATGGCGCCGGCACATGCTTTGCTGTACCCCTGCTCAGCAAGCCATCCTTCCGGTAGGCGGTCGCCCAAGCCGCCCTCCGTCGACCCTAACCAAGCAGGGAACCGCCATGAGCATCCACCGTCTTACCGTCCGTCAGCGTGACTGGAGCGAGGCCATCAGTGGTGGGCTCCTCGCCGCATTGCTGTGCGGCTCGATCTTAGTTGGGACCGTTGTATCCCAGGAGCCGGAGACCAGCGTCACGCAATTCGACAAAGGCTCGCCAGCCGAACCGGACCAATCCCCAGAAGACCAAGAATACACCGGGCCCGCCGTGACGCACCTGCTGGGCATGTCGATCTCCGAGGCCGACGAGAAAGGGGCCGTCGTCCGTGAGGTGCAGCCGCTGGGGCCCGCCGCCGAAGCTGGCATCAAGGAGGGTGACTTCATTCTTGCGGTCGAGGGGTACAAGACCAAGCCGTACGACAAGTTCTTGACGATCCTCCGCGACGTCATGGAGAAGCGCAAGAAGGGCGACAAGGTAGAGATCTCTGTGATGCGTGGCGACAAGACCGCTAAAGCGACGCTCACCGAGCGGATCGGCAGCGAAGAACGCCGGGACGATATTCAGAAGCTGGCCGAGGAGTACTCCGACGAGCAGCAGAGCGAGCGCCGGATGGAGGCCGCCCAGGAGGAGGGTTCGCAGCAGGGATCGCTGGGCGACGCCCTTGCCGCCGGCGCCGACCGTAACGGCGCAGCGGAAGAATCGGATTCGCTCGGCGCCGAGGAACTGCTTGGTCCCGCAACCGCGGGTCGGACTCAGCAGGTCGACCGCGACTACTACTTCGGCAGCGGCGGCGCTTACGGCGGCGCGCTAACCTCGGCCCAGCAGAACGAGTACGACCGCCTGATGCGGATCCAGAGCGACAACGGCCTGACAACCGCTCAGCAGCAGCGGCTCGACGAGCTGACTAACCTTGAGTTTAGCCGCTTCGACAGCCTCGGCGAGCTCGGCGAGGACGAGAGCAGCGAGCTCCAAGAGCTCTACTCCCGCCGCCAGAATGGTGACCAGCTGACCTCGGACGACAGGGCTCGCCTGCGTCAGCTGATCGGCCGGAACTACAGCAGCTACGGCGACTACAAGGAGCAGATCCAGGAGCTGCAGTCGATGGAACAGGGCGGTGAGCTGAACAACCGCGACCAGATGCGGCTCGACATGCTCCGCCAGATGGGGCCGGGCGTCGCCGACCGCGTTTCGGACAGGAGCATGCAGGGCCTGCGTGACTTGGCCGGTTCGAACTCTGCCGCCAATGCCAACCCGCAGCGTGCCCGTCTTGAACAATTGGCGTCGCAATCGGGCCAGTTGAGCTCGCAAGAACTGGCCGAACTGCGTCAGCTCCAGATGAATAGCCAGAGCGGCCTAGCCCGTCAGCTTCGCGGCGAGTACCAAGCCGCCCAGCAGATGATGCAGAGCGGTCAGCAGCTCACCCCGCAGCAGGCGTCACGCTACCAGCTGCTCCGGCGCAATATAGCCCGGTTCGCTGCCGGAGCCCCGCGGGGCAGCGTGCCGTACCCGGCCGCGATGAATCAGCCCGCCGCCCCACAGCCCGGCGCGATGCCCGGCCAGCAGGGCGCCAGCTCTGGAAGCGGGATCGGTCTGGGCGGTCAGGGCGGGCCCGCAGCCAGCGGCAGCGGCATCGGCACCTCAAGCGGCGCGGGTATGGGTTCGGCCCCGAGCGGCGGGACCGTTGGTGGCGGCGGAAGTGGCGGCGGCGGAAGCCAATAGAGCGGCCACGGTTTCGAAAACTATACGCGGCCGGCCCCTAGTGGGCCGGCCGCGTCCTTGCACCAGCCAACCCATGATCGGGCGACACAATGTCTCACCAACTCGACACCATTAACGAGCCAGGCGCCTCTGCAGCGACCGAGCCGGTTCTGCTGCGGCTCGAAAAGCTCAGCCGCCTGTTCGACGACGCCGTGCGGATCCCGGGGACAGGGATCCGGCTCGGCTGGGACGCGGTGATCGGACTGCTGCCGATCGGCGGCGACGCCCTAACCACACTAATCAGCGCGTACTACATGTGGGAGGCTCGACGACTCGGCGCCCGCAAGCGCGTGCTGGTGAAGATGCTGGCCAACTCGGGGATCGACTTCCTGGTCGGCGCCATCCCGCTAGTAGGCGACCTGGCGGACGTTGCGTGGCGGGCAAACCGGAAGAACCTACGGGTGCTGATCGCCGAGCTCGAGCACCTGGGCAAGCTGCCTCCGGACTTCGACCAGCAGCGGCTCGAACGGATGGTCGGAAAACGCTACGCCGCACGTGAATCGAGCAGCAAAGCGTCCCCAAGCTGGGCGTCCCGCCCGCTGATGATCCCGTAGCCGGCAGTACCCGTCTACCCGAGCACCCCGCCTACCTGAGCACGCTGTCGAGAACCCTACTTCTGCAAGTAGTGCGCGAGCACCGAGAACAGCCGGTCGCTGTCGATCGGCTTAGTAATGATGTCAGCGCAGCCGGCGCGTCGGCAGCGGCGGTTGTCGCTGGCGATCGCCGCGGCGGTGATGGCGATGATCGGCGCGGGGCAATCCTGCTGGCAGAGCTGCTCGGTGGCGGTGTAGCCATCCATCACCGGCATCAGCATGTCCATCAGGATTAGGTCGAAGTCGGAGTTGGCCGCCAGCCGTACCGCCTCTGCGCCGTTCTCGGCAATCTCAATCCCAACGCCGGTCGGCTCGAGCAGCCGCCTGATCAGGTACTGGTTGGCCAGCGTGTCCTCGGCGACGAGCACGCGCTTGCCAGCAAAGTCGGGCGCGGCGTCGCTGGAAACCGTTTCGGCCGCCACACGGGTTCCGCAGGAGGAGTCGCTGGAGCCCGGCTCCTCGGCCAGGACACTGAAGCGGAAGGTCGAGCCCGACTGGCCGGTCGACTCGAGCGACAGGTCGCCCCCCATCATCTCGGCCAGCCGGTGGCTGATCGCCAGGCCTAGCCCAACGCCCTCGCGGTGGCCGTCTTTCGAATTCCGTCCGCCCTGCACGAACGGCGTGAACAGCGTCTCGGCCAGGGAGTCGGGCACGCCCGGACCGGTGTCCGACACAAGCATCACCAGCTTCGTCTGCTGCTCGTCGTAGACCGCCCTGCAGCGGATGCCGCCGGTCTCGGAGAACTTGATCGCATTGCCCAGCAGGTTGATCAGCACCTGCCGTACCCGGGTTGGGTCCGAGCAGACCGCCGGCGGGATGTTGTCGGCCAGCTCGTGGGTCAGGGTGAGGCCCTTATCCGAGGCTCTTAGTTCCATCAGCTGGCAGGTGGCGCGGATCACGTCGCTGGGGTTGAACTCCTCCATCTCGACGTCGAGCGTGCCGGCCTCGACCTTGGCCATGTCGATGAGGTCGTTGAGCAGGTCGCGGAGGTGCTCGCCGCTGTCGGAGACCATCCGCAGCATCTGGTCGGCGTCTTCGGCGCTGGGGTTGTCGGTCAGCAGCTTGGCGAAGCCGAGGATGGCGGTGAGCGGCGTCCGCAGCTCGTGGCTGATGAGCGTTAGGAAGTGCGACTTAGCGCGGCTGGCCCGCTCGGCCGACTCGCGTGCCTCGTCGGCGGCCCGCTCGCTGTCCACGAGCCGCCTGAGCAGCCGGTGGCGCTCGATCGCGTTCTTGGCGACCCGCCCCAGCACCTCCGGCGTGACCTCGTTCTTGGTGAAGAAGTCCTGCACGCCGTGCTCGAGCGGACCGATTGCCGAGAAGTCGACCGCCATGCTGCCGGTCAGCACGATGATCGGCACGGCGGGCGCCTGGTCGGGACCGATCAGCTTCGATACAAACTGCTCGGCGTTCATGTCCGGCAGCTGGTAGTCGAGGAACACGAGATCGTAGGGGCTGTTCGCCCGCTGCAGCTCGTTGAGCCCTTCCGTGCCGGAGGTGACCTCCTTCAGGTCGTAGCGGACCTGGGAGTCCTGGCGCAGGGCGCGCGTCACGATCTCCCGGTCTTCGGGAGTGTCGTCGATAATGAGGACTCTGCGCTTCACGGCGTTGGTTCTGGGGGGCGAGTGGGGTCGGTCGCGGGGCCGTCGAGCCACGGCTCGACAAAGGCGGCGACCGTGTCGAAATACGCTTGGGTGTCGGAGGGTTTTTCGTGGTACCCGACCGCGCCGGACGACAAGGCCGCGGTTCGGTCGGCCGGGTTGCTGGAGGTTGAAAACACGACAACTTTGATGCGTCGCGCTTCGTCGAGTTTCTGAATCTGCTGCAGGATGTCAAGCCCGTTGCAGGTGGGCAGGTTGATGTCGAGCACCAGCAGCCTGAGCCGCGGTTCTGCCAAGATCTTGACAGCGTCGTGGAAGGTCTGCCCGCGCAGCACCCTGGCCTCAGGGGCGATCGCCCGGACCGCCCGGACGGCCATCTCGAAGTCGAGGTCGGAGTCCTCCACGAACGCAATTGCGGGGGCCTCGGTGCTCACTGGGCGGCGTTCTCCAGCGTGAAGTAGAACGCCGTGCCTTCGCCCGGGGTCGACTCAATCCAGATCCGGCCGCCGTGCCTCTGTACGATCTTCTTCACGATGGTCAAACCGGCCCCCGTGCCGCCACCGTAGTCGCCCTGGGCGTGCAGGCGGCGGAAGATTTGGAAGACCTGTTCGTGGTTGTCCGCCGGGATGCCGATGCCGTTGTCGCGCACGCAGACGACCGGCGCGGTCTCGCCCTCGGCCGAGCGGTAGCCGTGCGAATCGGAGCAGACGACCTCGATCGTCTTCTCGGGCTGGTCGTTGTACTTCACGGCGTTGCTGATCAGGTTGGTCAGCAGCTCGCGCAGGCAGAGGTAGTCGGCCCTGACAGGCAGGTCGCTCCGCACGGTCAGCGACACGCCCTCGGGTGCCACTCCGCCGCAGGCCATCTCGAGCGCGTCGTGGGCGACCTCCTCGAGGTTGATTGCCTCGATCTCGAGGTCGCCCCGGCCGGCCCGCGATAGCCGCAGCAGCCCGTCGACCAGCTGCTCCATCCTGCCGGTCAGGCGGCGCAGGTTTTCGCTGCGGCGGGCGACCTCGTCGTCGAGCTGGTCGCCGAGGTGCTCCTGCAGCAGGAACACTGTGTGGTTCAGCCCGCGGAGAGGCTCGCGGAGGTCGTGCGAGGCGGCGTAGGCGAAGGAGTCGAGGTCGGAGTTCATCTGCGTCAGCTCGGCGTTGATCCGAGCGAGCTGGGCCGCGCGGCGGCCGAGCAGCTCGAGCATGCCGCCGCGGATCTCGTCGGCCATCTCGATGTCGACCGGCGACCACTCGCGCGAGCGCCCCTCGACGGTCTCGCGCCACTGCTCGAACGACTTCCGCGGCGACAAACGCGCCCCGTCCTGGCCGGTGGTGACCTGTTTATTAGGGTTGCCGGCCCAGGTGACCTCCCTGGCGTACTCGTTGCGGAAGAACAGCACGCCGCGGAGGTCGGGTGCGGTGAGCGGCGCCGCCAGGCAGCCGCACACACCGTGGAGCTCCTCGGGCGGCACGCCCAGCACCTCGCCCAGGCGGTCGGTGCGGCAGGCCTTGTCGGGCGAGGCGAGCGCCCGGCTGGCGATTTCGTCGATAACGCCTTCGGCGGGCAGGTCGCCCCAACCATTGAACCCACCCCGCCAGCAGAACGCGACGCCGTCGGCGTCGACAACCCGGCACAGCTCGTCGGCGCTGTGCAGCACGCCTTTGCCGAACTCGTCGGCCTCGGCGACCGTCTGCATTACTTCGGCCAGCCGCTCTCGCCGGTCGCTCCGCTCGCGGTTGCTGTTGTCTTGTTCGCGGGCGGTGAGGTAGGTCGCCGCCACGAGGCCGAGCATCTCGCACGCGGCCCGCTGCTCGAATGAGAGGGTCCGCGGCTCGTAGTGGTGGCACGCGATCAGTCCCCACAGCTCCCCCTCGTGCACGATGCTCACCGACATCGACGCCCGCACGCCCATGTTGTGCAGGTACTCGATATGAATCGGCGACACCGCGCGGTAGCAGCTATAGCTGAGGTCGAGTGGCCGGCCGTCCGCGGCCCCATCCTGCGGCTCGATCGCCACGGGATCGGCCAGGATGTCCGCGATCGCCCGCAGCGGGTTGAGCACGTACAGCCGCCGGGCCTGCTGGGGGATGTCGGTCGCGGGGTAGTGCATTCCGAGGAACCGCTCGAAGCGGTCGTCGACCGCCTCGCCGACCACCGCGCCGTGCCCCTCCTCGAGGAAGCGGTACACCATCACGCGGTCGAACCCGCTGATCAACTGCACCTGATGGGCGATGCCGTTGTAGAGCTCGTCCAGGGACCCGCAAGCCTGGAGGTGCTGGTTGGAAAGGTTGAGCCGCAGAGGCAGGCTGGCGAGGGCCGCCCTCTGGGCGCCGCCGTCGGCGCGCTCAAGCTCGACAATCAGCGAGCCGTCGAAGTGGTGGGCGCCGGCGTTGAAGTAGTCGTCCCGGCCGCGGAGGGCGAGGGCCAGCGGGTTGACGATGCCCGCCGCGCCCGACAGGATCTCGCCGAGCCGCTCGCCCGACGCACCGGCGAACAACTCGTCGAACGCGATGCCGGCCCGCGGGGGCTCGTCGATCCACTTGGCCGCGTTGGCCGACCACCGCGTCAGCCGCAGGTTGGTTGTGGAGAACGCCAGCAGGCAGCCGTGCGGCTGGATTGCGCCGGGGATATGGATTGGTTCGCGGTCGCAGTTGGTGAGGTCGACCGCGTGGTCGGAGGGGGGGCTGGTCATGACTGTCCCCCGATCGCCTGAGCGTAGGCGAGGAAGGCGCGTTGGGCGGCCGCCGCGGCCGCGGCCGTGTCGGCCTCGGTCGCCAGGCTCCGGTCGAGCCACTGCTGGGTCTGACGCCACCGCGGCACAGTTTGGGAACCGTAAGCGCTGAGGTACTCGCAGCCGGCGTCCGGGCTGGCGCCGAGGTTGTCCCGCGCCTGCTTGGCCAGCACCGCGGCGCCGAGCGTCGACCCCTCGAACACGTAGGCAACGCCGGCGGCCTCGGCGGGCGTCCCGATCCAGCTGACGTCGACCGGCTCGCGCTGGGGAACCTTATCGGGGCCGTCCGGTTGTGCTGTAGCCCACGCCAGGTCGCGGTCGAGCCACGCCGCGTTGCGGCGTTCGTGCGGTTGGTCGGGGGCTTTCGGGAGCAGGGCGTCGAGGGCGTTGTCTACGGGACGCTGCACGGATTGGATTCTGGCGAGCAGCCGGCAGTAGCCTGCCAGGTTGGAAAGGGCTGCGGACCAATCGATCTGCGATTCCAGCGACTCGTGCAAGTAGCGTGTGGAGAACCGCAGGTATTGGCTCGCGGTGAGCTGGTTGGTGGGTCGACCCGGTGTGTCCATCGCATTAACCATCGAGCACTCC containing:
- a CDS encoding vWA domain-containing protein, yielding MAEKARSWLRSAFGADELPIDAETGAWAISLGVHLLLMVVFAVAVFSLPGDNRVVLSSTPVDLDEETPPDEFRFSDELQDQIGALADAGSTNAEAAALIEALESEIVMPVEPLTAFGEVQAFEVEQPITQGPRVDDALLVQGVGSVGATGAEGAVDRITTEILLSLDNEPTLVVWLFDQSGSLRAQREQIARRFDRVYEELGVVKANGDSAFEKHEDKPLLTYVAQFGSRVAGLTPDPTDDLTEIKSAVRSVVEDDGGVENVFTAIGTLAQELRHYRLKRPRRNVMIVVFTDEAGDDVSRLDDAVAVCTKYQMPVYVVGVPAPFGREKSFVKYVHPDADRYDQTPIDVPVDQGPESLMPERIKLGFLGGDNGDPRANLDSGFGPFGLTRLAYQTGGAYFTVHPNRTVGRTVRRRDTAVMSPYITEFFDPRVMRRYRPDYVTVSEYRQNLVRMQDRGALVRAAARTWTAPMDQVRQVFEKVDEAEFAQALTLAQRDAAKLEPRLEELVQTLSAGERDRRKEESLRWQAGYDLAYGRALAAKVRTEGYNTMLAQAKQGMKFEQEKSDTWMIKPSDNISTGSVLSKQAQQATALLEGVVATHAGTPWAMLAERELSTPLGWEWSEAFRDVAARRERMAQNASRPPREPMNNLPPRKQPPPVPKL
- a CDS encoding PDZ domain-containing protein, yielding MSIHRLTVRQRDWSEAISGGLLAALLCGSILVGTVVSQEPETSVTQFDKGSPAEPDQSPEDQEYTGPAVTHLLGMSISEADEKGAVVREVQPLGPAAEAGIKEGDFILAVEGYKTKPYDKFLTILRDVMEKRKKGDKVEISVMRGDKTAKATLTERIGSEERRDDIQKLAEEYSDEQQSERRMEAAQEEGSQQGSLGDALAAGADRNGAAEESDSLGAEELLGPATAGRTQQVDRDYYFGSGGAYGGALTSAQQNEYDRLMRIQSDNGLTTAQQQRLDELTNLEFSRFDSLGELGEDESSELQELYSRRQNGDQLTSDDRARLRQLIGRNYSSYGDYKEQIQELQSMEQGGELNNRDQMRLDMLRQMGPGVADRVSDRSMQGLRDLAGSNSAANANPQRARLEQLASQSGQLSSQELAELRQLQMNSQSGLARQLRGEYQAAQQMMQSGQQLTPQQASRYQLLRRNIARFAAGAPRGSVPYPAAMNQPAAPQPGAMPGQQGASSGSGIGLGGQGGPAASGSGIGTSSGAGMGSAPSGGTVGGGGSGGGGSQ
- a CDS encoding DUF4112 domain-containing protein, translating into MSHQLDTINEPGASAATEPVLLRLEKLSRLFDDAVRIPGTGIRLGWDAVIGLLPIGGDALTTLISAYYMWEARRLGARKRVLVKMLANSGIDFLVGAIPLVGDLADVAWRANRKNLRVLIAELEHLGKLPPDFDQQRLERMVGKRYAARESSSKASPSWASRPLMIP
- a CDS encoding hybrid sensor histidine kinase/response regulator, yielding MKRRVLIIDDTPEDREIVTRALRQDSQVRYDLKEVTSGTEGLNELQRANSPYDLVFLDYQLPDMNAEQFVSKLIGPDQAPAVPIIVLTGSMAVDFSAIGPLEHGVQDFFTKNEVTPEVLGRVAKNAIERHRLLRRLVDSERAADEARESAERASRAKSHFLTLISHELRTPLTAILGFAKLLTDNPSAEDADQMLRMVSDSGEHLRDLLNDLIDMAKVEAGTLDVEMEEFNPSDVIRATCQLMELRASDKGLTLTHELADNIPPAVCSDPTRVRQVLINLLGNAIKFSETGGIRCRAVYDEQQTKLVMLVSDTGPGVPDSLAETLFTPFVQGGRNSKDGHREGVGLGLAISHRLAEMMGGDLSLESTGQSGSTFRFSVLAEEPGSSDSSCGTRVAAETVSSDAAPDFAGKRVLVAEDTLANQYLIRRLLEPTGVGIEIAENGAEAVRLAANSDFDLILMDMLMPVMDGYTATEQLCQQDCPAPIIAITAAAIASDNRRCRRAGCADIITKPIDSDRLFSVLAHYLQK
- a CDS encoding response regulator gives rise to the protein MSTEAPAIAFVEDSDLDFEMAVRAVRAIAPEARVLRGQTFHDAVKILAEPRLRLLVLDINLPTCNGLDILQQIQKLDEARRIKVVVFSTSSNPADRTAALSSGAVGYHEKPSDTQAYFDTVAAFVEPWLDGPATDPTRPPEPTP
- a CDS encoding ATP-binding protein, with product MTSPPSDHAVDLTNCDREPIHIPGAIQPHGCLLAFSTTNLRLTRWSANAAKWIDEPPRAGIAFDELFAGASGERLGEILSGAAGIVNPLALALRGRDDYFNAGAHHFDGSLIVELERADGGAQRAALASLPLRLNLSNQHLQACGSLDELYNGIAHQVQLISGFDRVMVYRFLEEGHGAVVGEAVDDRFERFLGMHYPATDIPQQARRLYVLNPLRAIADILADPVAIEPQDGAADGRPLDLSYSCYRAVSPIHIEYLHNMGVRASMSVSIVHEGELWGLIACHHYEPRTLSFEQRAACEMLGLVAATYLTAREQDNSNRERSDRRERLAEVMQTVAEADEFGKGVLHSADELCRVVDADGVAFCWRGGFNGWGDLPAEGVIDEIASRALASPDKACRTDRLGEVLGVPPEELHGVCGCLAAPLTAPDLRGVLFFRNEYAREVTWAGNPNKQVTTGQDGARLSPRKSFEQWRETVEGRSREWSPVDIEMADEIRGGMLELLGRRAAQLARINAELTQMNSDLDSFAYAASHDLREPLRGLNHTVFLLQEHLGDQLDDEVARRSENLRRLTGRMEQLVDGLLRLSRAGRGDLEIEAINLEEVAHDALEMACGGVAPEGVSLTVRSDLPVRADYLCLRELLTNLISNAVKYNDQPEKTIEVVCSDSHGYRSAEGETAPVVCVRDNGIGIPADNHEQVFQIFRRLHAQGDYGGGTGAGLTIVKKIVQRHGGRIWIESTPGEGTAFYFTLENAAQ
- a CDS encoding biliverdin-producing heme oxygenase, producing the protein MVNAMDTPGRPTNQLTASQYLRFSTRYLHESLESQIDWSAALSNLAGYCRLLARIQSVQRPVDNALDALLPKAPDQPHERRNAAWLDRDLAWATAQPDGPDKVPQREPVDVSWIGTPAEAAGVAYVFEGSTLGAAVLAKQARDNLGASPDAGCEYLSAYGSQTVPRWRQTQQWLDRSLATEADTAAAAAAAQRAFLAYAQAIGGQS